The following are encoded in a window of Mycolicibacterium tusciae JS617 genomic DNA:
- a CDS encoding aldehyde dehydrogenase family protein encodes MTDTLTAQPAVDEVSAIVARARDAQRAIESYTQEQVDELCTAVAWAVARPAQTTSLAQLAVDEGGFGNYDDKVTKINKRVLGVLADMRTVKTVGIVEEDHDRGLVKIAKPVGVVAALIPTTGPDATPPLKALMALKGRNAIVVAPHPRTVNTTINVVETMRKACEQVGAPADLIQVLDKPSITKTQELMRQADLIVATGGAGMVKAAYSSGTPAYGVGVGNSVHVVDETADLDDAAAAISAAKTFDYATSCLADNAIVVEESVYDALMTRLVERGGHVCTADEKKALQHRMWPDGGHIPTPDVIAKSATHIADISGFSIPADRTFLLVEETGTGPDYPFSGEKLSVVLTVYKYKGAIKSAVDLVNAITEYQGLGHTCGIHSANEHHVNELAMRTKTARVMVNQNLNEGAGSPRNGLPFTLSLSCGTWGGNITTENVNARHFVNVTWVSRPIQRAPITEEELFASFWAKHGR; translated from the coding sequence ATGACCGACACACTGACAGCCCAACCAGCCGTCGACGAGGTTTCGGCGATCGTCGCCCGCGCGCGCGACGCGCAAAGGGCGATCGAAAGTTACACCCAAGAGCAAGTAGACGAGTTGTGCACCGCAGTGGCCTGGGCAGTAGCCCGCCCGGCCCAGACGACGTCATTGGCGCAATTGGCGGTCGACGAGGGCGGCTTCGGCAACTATGACGACAAAGTCACCAAGATCAACAAGCGAGTTTTGGGTGTGCTGGCCGACATGCGAACGGTTAAGACCGTGGGCATCGTGGAGGAAGATCACGACCGAGGCCTGGTCAAGATCGCCAAACCTGTAGGCGTAGTCGCCGCGTTGATCCCCACCACCGGTCCGGATGCGACGCCCCCTCTAAAGGCATTGATGGCGCTGAAGGGCCGCAACGCCATCGTCGTCGCACCGCATCCGCGCACCGTGAACACAACCATCAATGTTGTTGAAACGATGCGAAAAGCGTGCGAACAGGTGGGCGCACCGGCTGACCTCATTCAGGTTCTCGACAAGCCGTCGATCACCAAGACGCAGGAGCTGATGCGCCAGGCTGACTTGATCGTCGCGACGGGCGGCGCCGGAATGGTGAAGGCCGCGTACAGTTCCGGAACGCCGGCGTACGGGGTCGGAGTGGGCAACTCGGTTCACGTCGTCGATGAAACTGCCGACCTCGACGATGCAGCCGCGGCGATTTCCGCGGCGAAGACATTCGATTATGCGACCAGCTGCCTGGCCGATAACGCCATCGTCGTCGAGGAATCTGTCTACGACGCATTGATGACCAGGCTCGTCGAGAGGGGCGGCCACGTCTGCACGGCCGACGAGAAGAAAGCGCTGCAGCATCGGATGTGGCCCGACGGTGGGCATATTCCAACACCTGACGTTATTGCCAAGTCTGCCACCCATATCGCCGACATCAGTGGATTTTCGATCCCTGCGGACCGCACGTTTCTCCTCGTTGAGGAGACTGGAACCGGGCCCGACTACCCGTTTTCGGGCGAGAAGCTCTCGGTAGTGCTGACGGTCTACAAATACAAGGGCGCCATCAAATCCGCGGTTGATCTGGTCAACGCGATCACCGAGTACCAAGGCCTCGGTCACACCTGCGGTATCCATTCGGCCAACGAACATCACGTCAACGAACTCGCGATGCGGACTAAGACGGCGCGGGTGATGGTCAATCAGAATCTCAACGAAGGCGCCGGTAGCCCACGCAACGGACTGCCGTTCACCTTGAGCCTTAGCTGCGGGACGTGGGGAGGAAATATCACCACTGAAAATGTCAACGCCCGGCACTTCGTGAACGTGACGTGGGTGTCCAGACCAATTCAGCGGGCGCCGATCACCGAAGAAGAGCTCTTCGCCTCCTTCTGGGCGAAGCACGGCCGTTAG
- a CDS encoding IS256-like element ISMtu1 family transposase — MKTVPTVRLADTTDAAGLPELPEEIRLAMTSIAGAAREGLLAMSVAAGMAVMQTMFEAEIAAACGPKGKHDADRISVRHGSGKGSVTLGGRRVPVARPRARTLDGSEVALSTYAHFAADDLLTQVVMERMLAGVATRRHARTAEPVGAQVGEEAKSTSRSAISRRFVRQTETALGELMSRDLSELDIKVLMLDGEHMAQRCVVVALAITADGTKVPVGLWDGSTENKTVVRSLLADLVERGLAIDDGLLVVCDGAKALSAAVREVFGAKALIQRCTLHKRRNVADHLPDKDKAWVDAKLVKAFAHPDPDTGLRNAKSLAGQLGKNYPSAAASLREGLEEMFTVARLGIDGRLAKTLTTSNPVESMISIARTTNRNVTRWRDGQMVLRWTAAGMLNAERSFRRIKGHKQMPQLVDALRRHAHPDTGADTKSVGAAA, encoded by the coding sequence ATGAAGACCGTACCTACTGTTCGCCTCGCTGACACGACCGACGCCGCCGGGTTGCCTGAGCTGCCGGAGGAGATCCGGCTGGCGATGACCAGCATCGCCGGGGCGGCCCGGGAGGGGTTGTTGGCGATGAGCGTGGCCGCCGGGATGGCGGTGATGCAGACGATGTTTGAGGCCGAGATCGCCGCGGCGTGCGGGCCGAAGGGCAAGCACGACGCTGACCGGATTTCGGTGCGCCACGGCAGTGGGAAGGGGTCGGTGACCCTTGGTGGTCGGCGGGTGCCGGTGGCCCGGCCGCGGGCACGCACTCTGGATGGGAGCGAGGTGGCGCTGAGCACCTATGCGCACTTCGCCGCCGATGACCTGCTGACCCAGGTGGTGATGGAGCGGATGCTGGCCGGGGTGGCCACCCGCCGGCACGCCCGCACTGCGGAGCCGGTGGGCGCCCAGGTCGGCGAGGAGGCGAAATCGACTAGCCGCTCGGCGATTTCGCGCCGATTCGTGCGCCAGACCGAGACCGCGCTGGGCGAGCTGATGAGCCGCGACTTGAGCGAGCTGGACATCAAGGTGCTCATGTTGGATGGGGAGCACATGGCCCAGCGGTGCGTGGTGGTCGCGCTGGCGATCACCGCCGACGGAACGAAGGTCCCGGTCGGGCTGTGGGACGGCTCCACGGAGAACAAGACCGTGGTCCGCTCGCTGCTGGCCGACCTGGTCGAGCGCGGCCTGGCCATCGACGATGGGCTGCTGGTCGTCTGCGACGGCGCCAAGGCGCTGTCCGCGGCGGTGCGTGAGGTGTTCGGCGCCAAGGCCCTCATCCAAAGATGTACCTTGCACAAGCGGAGAAATGTCGCTGATCATCTGCCCGACAAGGACAAGGCCTGGGTGGACGCCAAGTTGGTCAAGGCCTTCGCCCACCCTGACCCAGACACCGGGTTGCGCAACGCGAAAAGCCTTGCCGGGCAACTTGGTAAGAACTATCCCAGTGCGGCCGCCAGCCTGCGCGAGGGGCTGGAGGAAATGTTCACTGTCGCCCGCCTCGGCATCGACGGCCGCCTCGCCAAGACGTTGACCACGTCCAATCCGGTCGAGTCGATGATCTCCATCGCCCGGACCACCAATCGCAACGTCACCCGCTGGCGCGACGGGCAGATGGTGCTGCGCTGGACCGCGGCCGGCATGCTCAACGCCGAACGATCCTTCCGTCGCATCAAGGGCCACAAGCAGATGCCCCAGCTCGTCGACGCCCTGCGCCGACACGCTCACCCCGACACCGGCGCCGACACCAAATCTGTCGGTGCCGCCGCCTAG
- a CDS encoding FAD-dependent oxidoreductase, giving the protein MDLIDTTLSMDRWEDLIHDAETGVVSEPLENVYRKRGTAFDVIFVGGGAGGRFGSAYAQARGLRQLVIDKWPFLGGSCPHQACVPHHLFSEAAREMDYMRWNSDTLWFPKFEEERASIVDMITLFKKGRNNAHAFMNWQSKEQLDMEYILNAEAIVIDKHTVEVNGERFTTQSLVLATGTRTHFPPEIAGLDKAGVYDFATLIDPGLDYEPTSCVIIGGSKVAMEYGSFFQATGCHTTILTRSALMRTESLHHVDEDLRTYVVDNMRLRGMDIIEGCEPLEVVGDDRAAGVLVRLADGTEEVIETDFVFIGTGERPNTKPYVDALGIEVDKKGFVKVNSRMQTSVRGCMRSEISSDHRWRCSKPESVG; this is encoded by the coding sequence ATGGACTTGATTGACACCACTCTCAGCATGGACCGGTGGGAGGATTTGATTCACGACGCCGAAACCGGGGTGGTTTCCGAGCCGCTGGAGAATGTCTATCGCAAGCGGGGGACCGCTTTCGATGTGATATTCGTGGGCGGCGGCGCTGGCGGTCGATTCGGGTCAGCCTACGCCCAGGCTCGCGGCCTGCGTCAACTGGTGATCGACAAATGGCCGTTTCTCGGCGGTTCCTGCCCGCATCAGGCCTGCGTTCCGCACCATCTGTTCTCCGAGGCCGCGCGCGAGATGGACTACATGCGCTGGAATTCAGACACGTTGTGGTTCCCGAAGTTCGAGGAGGAACGCGCCTCGATCGTCGACATGATCACTTTGTTCAAGAAGGGCCGCAACAACGCACACGCTTTCATGAACTGGCAGAGCAAAGAACAGCTTGACATGGAATACATTCTCAACGCCGAAGCAATCGTCATCGACAAGCACACCGTCGAGGTCAACGGAGAGCGGTTCACCACCCAAAGCCTCGTGCTCGCTACCGGAACACGGACGCACTTCCCGCCCGAGATCGCAGGGTTGGACAAGGCCGGCGTCTATGACTTCGCAACGCTCATCGACCCGGGCCTGGATTACGAGCCGACCAGCTGCGTCATCATCGGCGGCTCCAAAGTCGCGATGGAGTACGGCTCCTTCTTTCAGGCGACCGGCTGCCACACCACGATTCTTACCCGTAGCGCGCTGATGCGAACGGAAAGTCTGCACCACGTGGACGAGGATCTGCGTACCTACGTGGTCGACAACATGCGGTTGCGCGGCATGGACATCATCGAAGGCTGTGAGCCGCTGGAAGTCGTCGGAGACGACCGCGCCGCCGGCGTACTAGTCCGCTTGGCCGACGGCACCGAGGAGGTCATCGAGACCGACTTCGTTTTCATCGGGACCGGCGAGCGACCCAACACCAAGCCTTACGTGGATGCGCTGGGCATCGAGGTCGATAAGAAGGGTTTCGTCAAAGTCAATTCCCGGATGCAGACCTCCGTGAGGGGGTGTATGCGATCGGAGATCTCATCGGATCACCGATGGAGATGTTCAAAGCCCGAAAGTGTGGGATGA
- a CDS encoding tyrosine-type recombinase/integrase has protein sequence MALAVVRDLREHRVPTSEEELADFETDVLAGFVLARASAGLVDGTIRNDTNHLELIRDWFGRPLWEMQPADADVYFGTVLRDANPSTRTGRAAALAVYFQFLELRHKIDLHNMTGRVVECPLDEINRPRASVDPQLRIPPTADEVEQLFAGWREELVTCRKFAPAARNYAVARLAADLGLRINEARMLDLDDVRWELGRFGKLNVRHGKGSRRKGPKPRLVPLINGADRSLRWFIEDVLGLFDIDPNSHGAPLFPSERKNIDGTCMRATADVYRRSLAEAADRHLPAWSGKLTPHVLRHFCASELYLGGMNLFAIQELCGHAWTATTARYIHVHATHVEDAWVTGQRRVADRWKGLAQ, from the coding sequence TTGGCTCTGGCTGTGGTCCGCGATCTGCGGGAACATCGCGTACCGACGAGCGAGGAGGAGCTTGCCGACTTCGAGACCGACGTGCTGGCCGGGTTCGTGCTGGCACGGGCGTCGGCCGGATTGGTCGACGGCACGATCCGCAACGACACCAACCACCTCGAGCTGATCCGCGACTGGTTTGGCCGGCCGCTGTGGGAGATGCAGCCCGCCGATGCCGACGTCTACTTCGGCACGGTGCTGCGCGATGCCAACCCCTCCACCCGCACCGGGCGGGCCGCAGCACTGGCCGTGTACTTCCAGTTCTTGGAGCTTCGGCACAAGATCGACCTGCACAACATGACAGGTCGGGTCGTCGAGTGCCCGCTGGACGAGATCAACCGGCCGCGCGCTTCGGTCGATCCGCAGCTGCGTATCCCTCCGACCGCCGACGAGGTGGAGCAGCTGTTCGCCGGGTGGCGCGAGGAACTGGTCACCTGCCGCAAGTTCGCCCCGGCCGCCCGCAACTACGCGGTCGCCCGGCTGGCGGCCGACTTGGGACTGCGCATCAACGAGGCGCGGATGCTCGACCTGGACGATGTGCGGTGGGAACTGGGGCGGTTCGGCAAGCTGAACGTCCGTCACGGCAAGGGATCACGCCGCAAAGGCCCCAAACCGCGACTGGTGCCGCTCATCAACGGCGCTGACCGCAGCCTGAGATGGTTCATCGAAGACGTGCTCGGACTGTTCGATATCGACCCGAATAGCCATGGCGCGCCGCTGTTTCCGTCCGAACGCAAGAACATCGACGGGACGTGCATGCGCGCGACAGCTGACGTTTATCGCCGATCGTTGGCCGAGGCGGCGGACCGACATCTGCCCGCGTGGTCGGGGAAGCTGACCCCGCATGTGCTGCGGCACTTTTGCGCGTCGGAGCTTTACCTCGGCGGAATGAACCTGTTCGCCATCCAGGAATTATGTGGTCACGCCTGGACTGCCACGACGGCTCGATATATCCACGTCCACGCCACCCACGTCGAAGATGCCTGGGTCACCGGACAACGCCGAGTCGCAGACCGATGGAAAGGATTGGCTCAATGA
- a CDS encoding helix-turn-helix domain-containing protein: protein MKWNLRLTAANRGIWKASELQRMLAERGLVISAGKMSGLWSGNPNAIKLHDLDVFCAVLGCGIDELLIPEPETVAAPTPKGNESAAVGGEARPVTPRARTGRSLPPR from the coding sequence ATGAAGTGGAATCTGCGCCTGACCGCGGCCAACCGCGGCATTTGGAAGGCCAGCGAACTCCAACGGATGCTGGCCGAGCGCGGCCTGGTGATCAGCGCCGGCAAGATGTCGGGCTTGTGGTCGGGCAACCCCAATGCCATCAAGCTCCACGATCTCGATGTTTTTTGCGCCGTGCTGGGCTGCGGCATCGACGAACTGCTGATCCCCGAGCCCGAAACCGTGGCCGCACCCACACCGAAGGGTAATGAGAGCGCCGCCGTGGGCGGTGAGGCCCGCCCCGTCACCCCGCGCGCCCGGACGGGAAGGTCGCTGCCGCCGCGATGA
- a CDS encoding tyrosine-type recombinase/integrase, whose product MTTCCSRTASGRRDRCRWRTGGCGCFRPAGAPAPSSWENYARAVKEWTEFLAEHGIGLFDTRDRLKAGLSRYAEHRAAGPISARFAATTWSQHMSILSLFYRWAIDEGVAAAEPFTYRSARAVFAGTGRDVRVNLASRRTPKPHVTIKYLEPDFTDLFRKGLRGLAPDGNRDSGFAGREMTRNAAIGDLALATGLRLGEFTHLLPWEVPALPLAPTAIPIPFPVPAGITKGRKFRTTWISYDALAGLHDYLELDRAAVTEGSAWRPPRRWGEPLLVSDPDARGGRVNGVRRSWESLTPAERRRLVAPKGGSCLLAVKADGGPFTAWATVFERTADRIRARFEPRFPHVHPHRLRHSFSMQTLEYLVTGYYRQAAKLVRDTDADAALVFYLTKADPLLVLRDLLGHSTVLTTEKYLKRLDTTRIYRQAYETAGVESGLVGEDAAQRESDAEFHDDAEEVL is encoded by the coding sequence ATGACGACCTGCTGTTCGAGGACGGCCTCGGGGCGCCGCGATCGGTGTCGGTGGCGAACCGGTGGCTGCGGCTGCTTCCGGCCAGCGGGGGCGCCGGCGCCGAGTTCGTGGGAGAACTACGCGCGGGCAGTCAAGGAGTGGACGGAGTTCCTCGCTGAGCACGGGATCGGGTTGTTCGACACCCGCGACCGGCTCAAGGCCGGGCTGAGCCGGTATGCCGAGCACCGCGCGGCCGGGCCAATTTCGGCGAGGTTCGCTGCGACCACGTGGTCGCAGCACATGAGCATCCTGTCGCTGTTCTACCGGTGGGCGATCGACGAAGGAGTTGCCGCTGCCGAGCCGTTCACCTACCGGTCGGCGCGGGCGGTCTTCGCCGGCACCGGCCGCGATGTCCGGGTGAATCTGGCGTCGCGCCGCACCCCGAAACCACACGTGACCATCAAGTATCTGGAGCCGGACTTCACCGACCTGTTCCGCAAAGGGTTACGCGGTTTGGCACCGGATGGCAACCGCGACAGCGGGTTCGCGGGCCGGGAGATGACCCGCAACGCCGCGATCGGGGATCTGGCGTTGGCGACCGGGTTGCGGTTGGGCGAGTTCACCCATCTGCTGCCGTGGGAGGTTCCGGCGCTGCCGCTGGCGCCGACGGCGATTCCGATCCCGTTTCCGGTGCCGGCGGGAATCACCAAGGGCCGCAAGTTCCGCACTACCTGGATCTCTTACGACGCCCTGGCCGGGCTGCACGACTACCTGGAGCTTGACCGCGCGGCCGTCACCGAAGGGTCGGCCTGGCGACCGCCGCGACGGTGGGGTGAACCGCTGCTGGTGAGCGACCCGGATGCGCGGGGTGGCCGGGTCAACGGTGTTCGCCGGTCGTGGGAGTCGCTGACCCCGGCCGAGCGGCGTCGGCTGGTGGCACCGAAGGGCGGGTCGTGCCTGCTGGCGGTGAAAGCCGATGGTGGCCCGTTCACGGCGTGGGCGACGGTGTTCGAGCGCACCGCCGACCGGATCCGCGCGAGGTTCGAGCCACGGTTCCCGCATGTTCACCCGCACCGGCTGCGGCATTCGTTCTCGATGCAGACCTTGGAATATTTGGTGACCGGCTACTACCGGCAGGCGGCAAAGCTGGTGCGCGACACCGACGCCGACGCGGCGCTGGTGTTCTACCTGACCAAGGCCGATCCGCTGCTGGTGCTGCGGGACCTGTTGGGTCACTCGACGGTGTTGACCACGGAAAAGTATCTGAAACGCCTTGATACGACCCGGATTTACCGGCAAGCCTACGAAACCGCCGGCGTGGAATCCGGACTCGTCGGCGAGGACGCCGCGCAGCGGGAATCCGACGCCGAATTCCACGACGACGCCGAGGAGGTGTTGTGA
- a CDS encoding site-specific integrase — protein MTSTIATTAPGTPPRSPFTGADICREAGLTLPDRTSRPVFDDDLWDFTDVVGLPVQMALYRRRFDFTTITDPRWRLVVKELILALLAPNHDAVVRLPRAYRTALHLTSCYSRLYEAGTFFGWLDRRGITALTEVDTRLCEDYLGFRRYVTDSDGTVVGEQSPGLRRAAAQMIVDLVDYRDLFTTDRVPADLRPWGGATASAVAEMPSGREGNKTPAVPAEVLQPMLAAALHLVQTLGPHVVELHEQIRHIDRIWATKAPGLRHGSSAMISDINKLLADHRVTNTPLPMLEDHDVRRRLTAGWDANNPLLPVSTGALARQAGYVQFWAKWMPALRKPLIDTLHTVGVEKVFARNAAQAPTADDSALLPWTLPLHRSEAVALIGITRTAAIVVLAAASGMRASELMELRVGCCRPVEEPIPGLKRYRVASKIIKGQGLGGTDDEWVVIEPVHRAIELIEQLHDDPHEGALLLSRFSFRVRYLWFRAWVNSPAGARLGLAPIPDEPVALRMLRRTVALEMAYRPGGVLAAKLHLKHIAAATTEGYAARPGGAQAELLAEVNKLEADHKLQLVLAEFRNYQQGILPAGPGARNLTEFFASIDTDLDTEAIAVPKIQRNDRDILNLLSKRAKALHLGPANYCWFTDPSRALCLKLAGTPTSDRPMIGMCDSARCPQATHHQHHRPIWAEHAELTKTLLGQLGKTRTTEHTRLQTDYDRAVRVITSIDTATGTGATEEQA, from the coding sequence ATGACAAGCACAATCGCGACCACGGCACCCGGCACACCCCCACGGTCCCCGTTCACCGGCGCCGACATCTGCCGCGAAGCCGGGCTCACGCTGCCAGACCGCACCTCACGACCGGTGTTCGACGACGACCTGTGGGATTTCACCGACGTCGTCGGGCTCCCGGTCCAGATGGCCCTCTACCGGCGGCGATTCGACTTCACCACCATCACCGACCCACGTTGGCGGCTGGTCGTCAAGGAGCTGATCCTGGCGCTGCTTGCCCCGAACCATGATGCCGTGGTTCGGCTGCCGCGCGCCTACCGCACCGCACTGCATCTGACCAGCTGCTACAGCCGACTCTACGAGGCCGGGACGTTCTTCGGCTGGCTCGACCGGCGGGGAATCACTGCCCTCACCGAAGTCGATACCCGCCTCTGCGAGGACTACCTGGGATTCCGACGCTATGTCACCGACTCCGACGGCACCGTCGTGGGCGAGCAGAGCCCCGGCCTCCGGCGCGCTGCCGCGCAGATGATCGTCGACCTGGTCGACTACCGTGACCTGTTCACCACCGACCGGGTTCCGGCCGATCTGCGTCCTTGGGGCGGCGCGACAGCGTCAGCGGTCGCCGAAATGCCTTCTGGTCGTGAGGGAAACAAGACGCCGGCCGTCCCTGCCGAAGTGCTGCAGCCGATGCTCGCCGCGGCCTTGCACCTGGTGCAGACCCTCGGCCCACACGTTGTCGAGCTGCACGAGCAGATCCGCCACATCGACCGCATTTGGGCTACGAAGGCACCGGGCCTTCGTCATGGCTCGTCGGCGATGATCAGCGACATCAACAAACTGCTGGCCGACCACAGGGTGACCAACACGCCTCTGCCGATGCTCGAAGACCACGATGTCAGACGCCGACTCACGGCTGGCTGGGACGCGAACAACCCGCTGCTGCCGGTCTCCACCGGAGCCCTGGCCCGGCAGGCCGGATACGTCCAGTTTTGGGCGAAATGGATGCCCGCGCTGCGCAAACCGCTGATCGACACCCTCCACACTGTCGGAGTCGAGAAGGTTTTCGCCCGCAACGCCGCACAGGCACCGACCGCCGACGACTCAGCCCTGTTGCCCTGGACACTGCCACTGCACCGATCCGAAGCGGTCGCCCTGATCGGCATCACCCGCACCGCGGCCATCGTGGTCCTGGCCGCCGCGTCCGGAATGCGGGCCAGCGAGCTGATGGAACTGCGGGTCGGCTGCTGCCGCCCGGTCGAGGAACCGATACCCGGTCTGAAGCGCTACCGCGTCGCCAGCAAGATCATCAAAGGCCAGGGCCTGGGTGGCACCGACGACGAATGGGTCGTCATCGAACCGGTCCACCGCGCAATCGAGCTCATCGAACAGCTCCATGACGACCCCCACGAGGGCGCTCTTCTGCTGTCCCGGTTCAGCTTCCGGGTCCGTTACCTATGGTTTCGCGCCTGGGTGAACTCCCCGGCCGGGGCCCGCCTCGGACTCGCCCCGATCCCCGACGAACCAGTAGCACTGCGGATGCTGAGGCGCACGGTTGCGTTGGAGATGGCTTACCGGCCCGGCGGTGTTCTCGCAGCAAAACTGCACCTCAAACATATCGCTGCCGCCACTACAGAAGGCTATGCGGCTCGACCGGGCGGTGCTCAAGCGGAGTTGCTGGCCGAAGTCAACAAGCTCGAGGCCGACCACAAACTCCAGCTCGTGCTGGCCGAGTTCCGCAACTACCAGCAAGGAATCCTGCCCGCCGGGCCCGGTGCCCGCAACCTGACCGAATTCTTCGCCAGCATCGACACCGACCTCGACACCGAAGCGATTGCGGTGCCCAAGATCCAGCGCAACGACCGCGACATCCTCAACCTGCTGTCCAAACGCGCGAAGGCACTGCATCTCGGCCCGGCGAACTATTGCTGGTTCACCGATCCCTCGCGCGCACTCTGCCTGAAACTCGCCGGCACCCCGACCTCGGACCGCCCGATGATCGGCATGTGTGACTCCGCGCGCTGTCCGCAGGCCACCCACCACCAGCACCACCGGCCCATCTGGGCCGAGCACGCCGAACTCACCAAGACCCTCCTCGGCCAACTCGGCAAAACCCGCACCACCGAACACACCCGACTACAGACCGACTACGACCGCGCCGTCCGGGTCATCACCAGCATCGACACAGCCACCGGGACCGGCGCAACCGAGGAGCAAGCATGA
- a CDS encoding tyrosine-type recombinase/integrase yields the protein MLTPSAVTSITNDLGLSPHDRQSASRTTRRESATSNATRTQPHTTTAETSRSYATHLIEDGWDAKFVQDQLGHEHASTTSLYTCVSSDFRTRTLRRALDTTINEALSFDGEESS from the coding sequence ATGCTGACCCCGTCGGCAGTGACGTCCATCACAAACGATTTGGGTTTATCGCCACACGATCGGCAATCAGCGTCACGAACTACGCGCCGAGAATCGGCCACGTCAAACGCAACACGAACCCAACCGCACACGACCACTGCGGAGACAAGCCGCTCCTATGCCACCCACCTCATAGAAGATGGCTGGGACGCGAAATTCGTCCAAGACCAGCTGGGTCACGAACATGCCAGTACCACCTCGCTGTACACCTGTGTATCCAGCGACTTTCGCACCCGAACCTTGCGTCGGGCACTGGATACCACCATCAACGAGGCGTTGTCCTTCGACGGCGAGGAGAGCTCGTGA
- a CDS encoding helix-turn-helix domain-containing protein, producing the protein MKRQVDYTWRVAELMAAAGMHNSTDLIPRLAERGIQLSRPQVYRVVHQRPERVSLQMMAALCDIFGCGVEDLITVTASDVRRKKASSAAATSSARNVVEINKSVRPRRARVLRDDD; encoded by the coding sequence GTGAAACGCCAAGTCGACTACACCTGGCGGGTGGCCGAGCTGATGGCCGCGGCCGGCATGCACAACAGCACCGACCTCATCCCCCGCCTCGCCGAGCGTGGCATCCAGCTGTCGCGCCCGCAGGTCTACCGGGTGGTTCATCAACGCCCCGAACGGGTTTCGCTCCAGATGATGGCCGCACTGTGCGACATCTTCGGCTGCGGAGTCGAGGACCTGATCACCGTCACCGCAAGCGACGTCCGCCGCAAGAAAGCCTCCTCCGCCGCGGCGACGTCGTCTGCGCGCAACGTCGTCGAGATCAACAAATCCGTGCGGCCGCGACGCGCCCGCGTGCTCCGCGATGACGATTAA
- a CDS encoding tyrosine-type recombinase/integrase, protein MALAVVRDLREHRVPTSEEELADFETDVLAGFVLARASAGLVDSTIRNDTNHLELIRDWFGRPLWEMQPADADVYFGTVLRDANPSTRTGRAAALAVYFQFLELRHKIDLHNMTGRVVECPLDEINRPRASVDPQLRIPPTADEVEQLFAGWREELVTCRKFAPAARNYAVARLAADLGLRINEARMLDLDDVRWELGRFGKLNVRHGKGSRRKGPKPRLVPLINGADRSLRWFIEDVLGLFDIDPNSHGAPLFPSERKNIDGTCMRATADVYRRSLAEAADRHLPAWSGKLTPHVLRHFCASELYLGGMNLFAIQELCGHAWTATTARYIHVHATHVEDAWVTGQRRVADRWKGLAQ, encoded by the coding sequence TTGGCTCTGGCTGTGGTCCGCGATCTGCGGGAACATCGCGTACCGACGAGCGAGGAGGAGCTTGCCGACTTCGAGACCGACGTGCTGGCCGGGTTCGTGCTGGCACGGGCGTCGGCCGGATTGGTCGACAGCACGATCCGCAACGACACCAACCACCTCGAGCTGATCCGCGACTGGTTTGGCCGGCCGCTGTGGGAGATGCAGCCCGCCGATGCCGACGTCTACTTCGGCACGGTGCTGCGCGATGCCAACCCCTCCACCCGCACCGGGCGGGCCGCAGCACTGGCCGTGTACTTCCAGTTCTTGGAGCTTCGGCACAAGATCGACCTGCACAACATGACAGGTCGGGTCGTCGAGTGCCCGCTGGACGAGATCAACCGGCCGCGCGCTTCGGTCGATCCGCAGCTGCGTATCCCTCCGACCGCCGACGAGGTGGAGCAGCTGTTCGCCGGGTGGCGCGAGGAACTGGTCACCTGCCGCAAGTTCGCCCCGGCCGCCCGCAACTACGCGGTCGCCCGGCTGGCGGCCGACTTGGGACTGCGCATCAACGAGGCGCGGATGCTCGACCTGGACGATGTGCGGTGGGAACTGGGGCGGTTCGGCAAGCTGAACGTCCGTCACGGCAAGGGATCACGCCGCAAAGGCCCCAAACCGCGACTGGTGCCGCTCATCAACGGCGCTGACCGCAGCCTGAGATGGTTCATCGAAGACGTGCTCGGACTGTTCGATATCGACCCGAATAGCCATGGCGCGCCGCTGTTTCCGTCCGAACGCAAGAACATCGACGGGACGTGCATGCGCGCGACAGCTGACGTTTATCGCCGATCGTTGGCCGAGGCGGCGGACCGACATCTGCCCGCGTGGTCGGGGAAGCTGACCCCGCATGTGCTGCGGCACTTTTGCGCGTCGGAGCTTTACCTCGGCGGAATGAACCTGTTCGCCATCCAGGAATTATGTGGTCACGCCTGGACTGCCACGACGGCTCGATATATCCACGTCCACGCCACCCACGTCGAAGATGCCTGGGTCACCGGACAACGCCGAGTCGCAGACCGATGGAAAGGATTGGCTCAATGA